The following coding sequences are from one Thermostaphylospora chromogena window:
- the sufD gene encoding Fe-S cluster assembly protein SufD, protein MGLEGKPVSTLHEKPSYDLADFPVPTGREEAWRFTPLGRLRGLHDATAKATGQVGVDVSAPDGVITEWVGRDDPRVSAAYVPADRVSAQAYNAFDKALIVTVPKETAPAEPITIDVRGSSADGAAYGHTVITVEPMAQAVVVLDHRGSAVYADNVVFDVGDGATLRVISLQDWDDDAVHVSHHHARLGRDATFRGFVATLGGDLVRLSPSVAYTAPGGDADLTGLYYVDAGQHLEHRILVDHSVPNCRSNVLYKGALQGDGAHAVWVGDVIIRVEAEGTDTYEYNRNLVLTDGARADSVPNLEILTGEVAGAGHASASGRLDDEHIFYLQARGIPADEAKRLVIRGFFGQLIEKIEVEEVRERVARAVEAELEK, encoded by the coding sequence ATGGGCCTGGAAGGCAAGCCTGTCTCGACCCTGCACGAGAAGCCGTCCTACGACCTGGCCGACTTCCCGGTCCCGACCGGGCGCGAGGAGGCCTGGCGGTTCACCCCGCTGGGGCGGCTGCGCGGGCTGCACGACGCCACCGCCAAGGCCACCGGCCAGGTCGGCGTCGACGTCTCCGCCCCCGACGGGGTGATCACCGAGTGGGTCGGCCGTGACGATCCGCGGGTGAGCGCGGCCTACGTGCCCGCCGACCGGGTGAGCGCCCAGGCGTACAACGCCTTCGACAAGGCGCTGATCGTCACCGTGCCCAAGGAGACCGCGCCGGCGGAACCCATCACCATCGACGTGCGGGGTTCCTCCGCCGACGGAGCCGCCTACGGGCACACCGTGATCACCGTGGAGCCGATGGCCCAGGCCGTGGTCGTGCTGGACCACCGGGGCAGCGCCGTCTACGCCGACAACGTCGTCTTCGACGTCGGCGACGGCGCCACCTTGAGGGTCATCAGCCTTCAGGACTGGGACGACGATGCCGTGCACGTCTCCCACCACCACGCCCGCCTGGGCCGCGACGCGACCTTCCGCGGCTTCGTGGCGACCCTCGGCGGCGACCTGGTACGGCTCTCGCCGTCGGTGGCCTACACCGCCCCCGGAGGCGACGCCGACCTCACGGGCCTGTACTACGTCGACGCCGGTCAGCACCTGGAGCACCGCATCCTGGTCGACCACAGCGTGCCCAACTGCCGCAGCAACGTGCTCTACAAGGGCGCGCTGCAGGGAGACGGCGCGCACGCCGTGTGGGTCGGCGATGTGATCATCCGGGTGGAGGCCGAGGGGACCGACACCTACGAGTACAACCGCAACCTCGTCCTCACCGACGGCGCCCGTGCCGACTCGGTGCCCAACCTGGAGATCCTCACCGGCGAGGTCGCCGGTGCCGGTCACGCCTCCGCCTCCGGGCGGCTGGACGACGAGCACATCTTCTATCTCCAGGCCAGGGGCATCCCCGCCGACGAGGCGAAGCGGCTGGTCATCCGGGGCTTCTTCGGCCAGCTCATCGAGAAGATCGAGGTCGAGGAGGTCCGGGAGCGGGTCGCCCGCGCGGTGGAAGCGGAGTTGGAGAAGTGA
- the sufB gene encoding Fe-S cluster assembly protein SufB, with product MTVTDRPELEGLGNYKFGWADPDIAGASARRGLSEEVVRDISRLKNEPEWMLNLRLKALRLFEKKPMPTWGADLSDIDFDNIKYFVRSTEKQATSWDELPPDIKNTYDKLGIPEAEKQRLIAGVAAQYESEVVYHKIREDLEEKGVIFVDTDTGLREHPEIFKEYFGSVIPVGDNKFAALNSAVWSGGSFIYVPPNVTVEIPLQAYFRINTENMGQFERTLIIVDENSYVHYVEGCTAPIYSSDSLHAAVVEIIVKKNARCRYTTIQNWSNNVYNLVTKRAVAYEGATMEWIDGNIGSKVTMKYPAVYLMGEHAKGETLSVAFAGEGQHQDAGAKMVHLAPKTSSTIVSKSVARGGGRTSYRGLVQVEEGAAGSASTVKCDALLVDQISRSDTYPYVDVREDDVAMGHEATVSKVSEDQLFYLMSRGLDEDEAMAMIVRGFVEPIARELPMEYALELNRLIELQMEGAVG from the coding sequence GTGACTGTCACCGACCGCCCGGAGCTGGAAGGCCTCGGGAACTACAAGTTCGGCTGGGCCGACCCCGATATCGCCGGCGCATCGGCCAGGCGTGGCCTGTCCGAGGAGGTCGTCCGCGACATCTCCAGGCTGAAGAACGAGCCGGAGTGGATGCTGAACCTGCGCCTGAAGGCCCTTCGCCTGTTCGAGAAGAAGCCCATGCCCACCTGGGGCGCCGACCTGTCGGACATCGACTTCGACAACATCAAGTACTTCGTCCGCTCCACCGAGAAGCAGGCGACCAGCTGGGACGAGCTGCCCCCGGACATCAAGAACACCTACGACAAGCTGGGCATCCCCGAGGCGGAGAAGCAGCGGCTGATCGCCGGGGTCGCCGCCCAGTACGAGTCCGAGGTCGTCTACCACAAGATCCGTGAGGACCTCGAGGAGAAGGGCGTCATCTTCGTCGACACCGACACCGGCCTCCGGGAGCACCCGGAGATCTTCAAGGAGTACTTCGGGTCGGTGATCCCCGTCGGCGACAACAAGTTCGCCGCCCTGAACTCGGCGGTGTGGTCCGGCGGATCCTTCATCTACGTGCCGCCGAACGTCACGGTCGAGATCCCGCTGCAGGCCTACTTCCGGATCAACACCGAGAACATGGGCCAGTTCGAGCGGACCCTGATCATCGTGGACGAGAACAGCTACGTCCACTACGTCGAGGGCTGCACCGCGCCGATCTACTCCAGCGACTCGCTGCACGCCGCGGTCGTGGAGATCATCGTGAAGAAGAACGCCCGGTGCCGTTACACGACCATCCAGAACTGGTCGAACAACGTCTACAACCTGGTCACCAAGCGCGCCGTCGCCTACGAGGGCGCGACCATGGAGTGGATCGACGGCAACATCGGGTCCAAGGTCACGATGAAGTACCCCGCGGTCTACCTCATGGGCGAGCACGCCAAGGGCGAGACCCTGTCGGTGGCCTTCGCCGGTGAGGGGCAGCACCAGGACGCCGGCGCCAAGATGGTCCACCTCGCGCCCAAGACGTCCTCCACCATCGTGTCCAAGTCGGTGGCGCGCGGCGGCGGCCGCACCTCCTACCGCGGCCTGGTCCAGGTCGAGGAGGGCGCCGCGGGCAGCGCCTCCACCGTCAAGTGCGACGCGCTGCTGGTCGACCAGATCAGCCGGTCCGACACCTACCCCTACGTCGACGTCCGCGAGGACGACGTGGCGATGGGCCACGAGGCCACGGTCTCGAAGGTGTCGGAGGACCAGCTGTTCTACCTGATGAGCCGTGGGCTGGACGAGGACGAGGCGATGGCGATGATCGTGCGCGGTTTCGTCGAGCCGATCGCCCGCGAGCTGCCGATGGAGTACGCGCTGGAGCTGAACCGCCTGATCGAGCTGCAGATGGAAGGGGCGGTGGGCTGA